One genomic region from Frateuria soli encodes:
- a CDS encoding peroxiredoxin, whose amino-acid sequence MPEIGNPIPPLIGTTGDDTELELSELKGRWVVVYFYPKDSTPGCTTEAQDFRDLYDDFRKRNAEIVGVSRDSVASHANFADKQALPFPLIADTDETWCKAFDVIHEKMLYGKTHLGIVRSTFLIDPRGHLAQEWRGVKVPGHAQAVLDAIPAK is encoded by the coding sequence ATGCCCGAAATCGGCAACCCGATTCCCCCCCTGATCGGCACCACCGGCGACGACACCGAGCTGGAACTTTCCGAACTCAAAGGCCGCTGGGTGGTGGTTTATTTCTATCCCAAGGATTCCACCCCCGGCTGCACCACCGAGGCGCAGGATTTCCGCGACCTCTACGACGACTTCCGCAAGCGCAACGCCGAGATCGTCGGCGTGTCGCGCGACTCGGTCGCCTCGCACGCCAACTTCGCCGACAAGCAGGCCCTGCCCTTCCCGCTGATCGCCGACACCGACGAGACCTGGTGCAAGGCGTTCGACGTGATCCACGAGAAGATGCTCTACGGCAAGACCCACCTGGGTATCGTGCGCAGCACCTTCCTGATCGATCCCAGGGGCCATCTCGCGCAGGAATGGCGCGGCGTGAAAGTCCCGGGCCATGCCCAGGCCGTCCTGGACGCCATTCCCGCCAAGTGA
- the fdxA gene encoding ferredoxin FdxA, translated as MTFVVTDNCIKCKYTDCVEVCPVDAFHEGPNFLVINPDECIDCTLCEPECPINAIYPEDDVPAGQEQFVAINAELSRDWPVITERKDGLPDAKEWEGKPDKLRLLER; from the coding sequence ATGACCTTTGTCGTCACCGACAACTGCATCAAGTGCAAGTACACCGATTGTGTCGAGGTCTGTCCGGTCGATGCCTTCCACGAAGGCCCGAATTTCCTGGTGATCAATCCGGACGAGTGCATCGACTGCACCCTGTGCGAGCCGGAGTGCCCGATCAATGCGATCTATCCGGAGGACGACGTGCCGGCCGGACAGGAGCAGTTCGTTGCGATCAATGCCGAACTGTCGCGCGACTGGCCGGTGATCACCGAACGCAAGGATGGCCTGCCCGACGCCAAGGAGTGGGAAGGCAAGCCGGACAAGCTCAGGCTGCTGGAGCGCTGA
- the dapA gene encoding 4-hydroxy-tetrahydrodipicolinate synthase codes for MDIRGSICALATPFASDGSLDLPAFGRLIDHQLAGGTQALVVAGSTGEAHMLEHDEFDRLLAFAVERAAGRVPVIAGTGEAGTARTVAQTRRAASLGADAALVVAPYYVRPTQEGLRRHYLEVAEHGGLPLLLYNVPTRTACDLLPETVAQLRDHPAILGIKEAVASEERIHTLAELARADFVYLSGDDGTAGKAMLAGAAGTVSVVANLVPQAFRALCDAATAGDREATGRAHDRLDPLVQALNCAPNPIPVKAMLPALGLGSARPRLPLVELADGPDRQRLHEALSALASLAAVA; via the coding sequence TTGGACATTCGTGGAAGCATCTGCGCGCTGGCGACACCGTTTGCCAGCGATGGCTCGCTCGACCTGCCGGCCTTCGGGCGGCTGATCGACCACCAGCTTGCCGGGGGCACGCAAGCGCTGGTGGTCGCCGGGTCGACCGGCGAGGCGCACATGCTCGAGCATGACGAATTCGACCGCTTGCTGGCCTTCGCGGTCGAGCGTGCCGCCGGCCGCGTGCCGGTGATAGCTGGTACCGGCGAGGCCGGGACTGCACGCACCGTGGCGCAGACCCGGCGCGCCGCTTCGCTGGGTGCCGACGCGGCACTGGTGGTTGCGCCCTATTACGTGCGCCCGACCCAGGAAGGCCTGCGCCGGCATTACCTCGAGGTGGCCGAACACGGCGGCCTGCCGTTGCTGCTCTACAACGTGCCCACCCGTACCGCGTGCGACCTGCTGCCGGAGACCGTGGCGCAGTTGCGCGACCATCCGGCCATCCTCGGCATCAAGGAGGCGGTCGCCAGCGAGGAGCGCATCCATACGCTTGCGGAACTTGCGCGCGCGGATTTCGTCTACCTGTCCGGCGACGACGGTACGGCAGGCAAGGCCATGCTGGCCGGCGCGGCCGGTACCGTCTCGGTGGTGGCCAACCTGGTGCCGCAGGCGTTCCGCGCGCTGTGCGATGCGGCCACGGCGGGCGACCGCGAGGCGACCGGGCGCGCGCACGACCGGCTCGATCCGCTGGTGCAGGCGCTCAACTGCGCGCCCAACCCGATCCCGGTGAAGGCCATGCTGCCGGCGCTGGGGCTAGGCTCGGCGCGGCCGCGGCTGCCGCTGGTCGAGCTGGCCGACGGCCCGGACCGCCAGCGCCTGCACGAAGCGCTGTCCGCTCTGGCATCCTTGGCGGCCGTCGCCTGA
- a CDS encoding glycine cleavage system protein R, whose product MNRPSARAGNDNQLLIHALTPASRAPLLTLTKRIADAGCSLADARVSTIGNDTSLLMLAAGSWDAIAKLETALAKLGRDEELRLSHYRTGPREQNGSLLPYLVEVVAADRPGILVKVVEFFTRHDIRVEQLSSMRYQAMQTGAQMFQAQITIGIPSQIHLATLRDDFLELCDGLNLDAIMDPVKF is encoded by the coding sequence TTGAACCGTCCCTCCGCGCGCGCCGGCAACGACAACCAGCTGCTGATCCACGCGCTGACCCCGGCATCGCGCGCGCCGCTGCTCACGCTGACCAAGCGCATCGCCGACGCCGGCTGCAGCCTGGCCGACGCACGCGTGTCGACCATCGGCAACGACACTTCGCTGCTGATGCTCGCCGCCGGCTCGTGGGACGCCATCGCGAAGCTGGAAACCGCGCTGGCCAAGCTCGGTCGCGACGAGGAACTGCGTCTGTCGCACTACCGCACCGGCCCGCGCGAGCAGAACGGTTCGCTGCTGCCCTATCTGGTCGAAGTGGTGGCGGCCGACCGCCCCGGCATCCTGGTCAAGGTGGTCGAGTTCTTCACTCGCCATGACATCCGCGTCGAACAGCTGAGCTCGATGCGCTACCAGGCGATGCAGACCGGCGCGCAGATGTTCCAGGCGCAGATCACCATCGGCATCCCGTCCCAGATCCACCTCGCTACCTTGCGCGACGATTTCCTGGAACTCTGCGACGGGCTCAACCTCGACGCGATCATGGACCCGGTCAAGTTCTGA